A single genomic interval of Streptomyces sp. 1222.5 harbors:
- the nth gene encoding endonuclease III — MAVSKVRKAAASVTEAVKPWKPESRTALVRRARKINRELAEVYPYAHPELDFTNPFQLLVATVLSAQTTDLRVNQTTPALFAKYPTPEDLAAADPEEVEEILRPCGFFRAKTRSVIGLSKALTEDFGGEVPGKLEDLVKLPGVGRKTAFVVLGNAFGRPGITVDTHFQRLVRRWRWTEETDPDRIENAVGALFPKSDWTDLSHHVIWHGRRICHARKPACGACPIAPLCPAYGEGETDPEKATKLLKYEKGGFPGQRLNPPQAYLDAGGRPAPPLGAA, encoded by the coding sequence ATGGCAGTGAGCAAGGTGCGCAAGGCGGCCGCGTCGGTGACCGAGGCCGTGAAACCGTGGAAGCCGGAATCGCGGACGGCGCTCGTACGGCGGGCACGCAAGATCAACCGCGAACTCGCCGAGGTCTACCCCTACGCCCACCCCGAGCTGGACTTCACGAACCCCTTCCAGCTGCTGGTCGCCACCGTGCTGTCGGCGCAGACCACCGACCTGCGGGTCAACCAGACCACCCCGGCGCTGTTCGCGAAGTACCCGACCCCCGAGGACCTGGCCGCCGCCGACCCCGAGGAGGTCGAGGAGATCCTGCGCCCCTGCGGCTTCTTCCGGGCCAAGACCCGGTCGGTCATAGGACTGTCCAAGGCGCTCACCGAGGACTTCGGCGGCGAGGTGCCCGGAAAGCTGGAGGATCTCGTCAAGCTGCCCGGCGTGGGCCGCAAGACCGCCTTCGTCGTGCTCGGCAACGCCTTCGGACGGCCCGGGATCACCGTGGACACCCACTTCCAGCGGCTGGTACGGCGCTGGCGGTGGACCGAGGAGACCGACCCGGACCGGATCGAGAACGCCGTCGGCGCGCTCTTCCCGAAGAGCGACTGGACCGACCTGTCCCACCACGTGATCTGGCACGGCCGCCGCATCTGCCACGCCCGCAAGCCCGCCTGCGGTGCCTGCCCCATCGCCCCGCTCTGCCCCGCCTACGGCGAGGGCGAGACCGACCCGGAGAAGGCGACGAAGCTCCTGAAGTACGAGAAGGGCGGCTTCCCCGGCCAGCGGCTCAACCCCCCGCAGGCCTACCTCGACGCGGGCGGCAGGCCGGCCCCGCCTCTGGGGGCCGCGTGA
- a CDS encoding CoA pyrophosphatase: MTRASETRGDAVTLSTEGLPDWLGPVARAAETVEPLQLSRFLPPENGSGRQSAVLILFGEGERGPELLLMERAGSLRSHAGQPSFPGGALDPEDGDPHGDGPLRAALREAEEETGLDPSGVQLFGVLPRLYIPVSRFVVTSVLGWWREPSPVGVVDPNETARVFTVPVADLTDPANRATTVHPSGHRGPAFLVESALVWGFTAGVIDRLLHYAGWERPWDREKQVPLDWRS; encoded by the coding sequence ATGACGAGGGCCAGTGAGACACGGGGCGACGCGGTGACGCTCAGCACGGAGGGACTGCCGGACTGGCTCGGCCCGGTCGCGCGGGCCGCCGAGACGGTCGAACCGCTCCAGCTCAGCCGCTTCCTGCCGCCGGAGAACGGCTCGGGCCGCCAGTCCGCGGTGCTCATCCTGTTCGGCGAGGGCGAGCGGGGTCCCGAGCTGCTGCTCATGGAGCGCGCCGGCTCCCTGCGCTCGCACGCCGGGCAGCCGTCCTTCCCGGGCGGCGCGCTCGACCCCGAGGACGGCGATCCGCACGGCGACGGTCCGCTGCGTGCCGCGCTGCGCGAGGCCGAGGAGGAGACCGGCCTCGACCCGTCCGGGGTGCAGCTCTTCGGCGTGCTGCCCCGGCTGTACATCCCGGTCAGCAGATTCGTCGTGACCTCCGTGCTCGGCTGGTGGCGCGAGCCGAGCCCGGTCGGCGTCGTCGACCCGAACGAGACCGCCCGGGTGTTCACGGTCCCCGTGGCGGATCTCACGGACCCCGCCAACCGCGCCACCACCGTCCACCCCAGCGGACACCGAGGTCCGGCATTCCTGGTCGAATCCGCCCTGGTCTGGGGGTTCACGGCCGGTGTGATCGACCGGCTGCTGCACTACGCGGGCTGGGAGCGCCCCTGGGACCGGGAGAAGCAGGTCCCACTCGACTGGCGCTCATGA
- a CDS encoding MarP family serine protease, with product MNVLDILLLVAAVWFAVVGYRQGFVVGILSVIGFLGGGLVAVYALPVIWDAMTENSEVGTTAAVVAVIVVIVCASVGQALTTHLGNKLRRHITWSPARALDATGGALVNVVAMLLVAWLIGSALAGTTLPTLGKEVRGSKVLLGVSRALPAQADTWFADFSSVLAQNGFPQVFSPFSNEPIKDVQPPDPALAHSAVPTRAERSIVKVTGTAQSCGKVLEGTGFVFADRRVMTNAHVVGGVDEPTVQIGGEGRKYDAKVVLYDWKRDIAVLDVPDLKATALKFTPRDATGGDGAIVAGFPENGSYDVRAARVRGRITANGPDIYHRGTVRRDVYSLYATVRQGNSGGPLLTPDGKVYGVVFAKSLDDADTGYALTADEIRADADRGRTANEQVGTDSCAL from the coding sequence GTGAACGTGCTGGACATCCTGTTGCTGGTCGCGGCCGTGTGGTTCGCGGTCGTGGGCTACCGCCAGGGCTTCGTCGTCGGCATCCTGTCGGTGATCGGATTCCTGGGCGGTGGTCTCGTCGCCGTGTACGCGCTGCCCGTCATCTGGGACGCCATGACCGAGAACTCGGAGGTCGGCACCACCGCGGCCGTCGTCGCCGTGATCGTCGTCATCGTCTGCGCCTCGGTCGGCCAGGCCCTGACCACCCACCTCGGCAACAAGCTCCGCCGGCACATCACCTGGTCACCGGCCCGCGCCCTCGACGCCACGGGCGGCGCGCTGGTCAACGTCGTCGCGATGCTGCTGGTCGCCTGGCTGATCGGCTCCGCCCTCGCCGGCACGACGCTGCCGACGCTCGGCAAGGAGGTCCGCGGCTCCAAGGTGCTCCTCGGTGTCTCCCGGGCGCTGCCCGCGCAGGCCGACACCTGGTTCGCGGACTTCTCCTCGGTCCTCGCGCAGAACGGCTTCCCGCAGGTCTTCAGCCCGTTCTCCAACGAGCCCATCAAGGACGTCCAGCCGCCCGACCCGGCCCTCGCGCACAGCGCCGTCCCCACGCGCGCCGAGCGTTCCATCGTCAAGGTCACCGGCACCGCGCAGAGCTGCGGAAAGGTCCTGGAGGGCACCGGGTTCGTCTTCGCCGACCGCCGGGTCATGACCAACGCCCACGTCGTGGGCGGTGTCGACGAGCCGACCGTGCAGATAGGCGGCGAGGGCCGCAAGTACGACGCCAAGGTCGTGCTGTACGACTGGAAGCGCGACATCGCCGTCCTCGACGTACCGGACCTGAAGGCGACCGCCCTGAAGTTCACCCCCCGGGACGCGACCGGCGGTGACGGCGCGATCGTCGCCGGCTTCCCGGAGAACGGCTCCTACGACGTCCGCGCCGCCCGCGTGCGCGGACGCATCACGGCCAACGGCCCGGACATCTACCACCGCGGCACCGTGCGCCGTGACGTCTACTCGCTGTACGCGACCGTCCGTCAGGGCAACTCCGGCGGACCGCTGCTCACGCCCGACGGCAAGGTCTACGGCGTGGTGTTCGCCAAGTCCCTGGACGACGCGGACACCGGGTACGCCCTCACCGCGGACGAGATCCGGGCCGACGCCGACCGGGGAAGGACGGCGAACGAGCAGGTGGGTACGGACAGCTGCGCCCTGTGA
- a CDS encoding alpha/beta fold hydrolase: MTEPAPSAVRIDLPHGRQVTHRDVAANGARFHIAELGDGPLVLLLHGFPQFWWTWRHQLVALADAGYRAVAMDLRGIGGSDRTPRGYDPANLALDVTGVIRSLGEPDAALVGHDLGGYLAWTAAAMRPKLVRRLAVVSMPHPRRWRAAMLRDARQTAANSYIWGFQRPWLPERQLIADDGALVGRLIREWSGPRPPEDEAVETYRRAMCIPSTAHCSIEPYRWLVRSLARPDGVQFYRRMKRPVRVPTLHLHGSLDPVSRVRSAAGSGEYVEAPYRWRLFDGLGHFPHEEDPSAFSTELVNWLKDPEPDR, from the coding sequence ATGACCGAACCCGCCCCCTCGGCCGTCCGGATCGATCTGCCCCACGGCCGGCAGGTCACGCACCGGGACGTCGCCGCCAACGGCGCCCGATTCCACATCGCCGAACTCGGCGACGGCCCCCTGGTGCTGCTGCTGCACGGCTTCCCGCAGTTCTGGTGGACCTGGCGGCACCAGCTCGTCGCGCTCGCCGACGCCGGGTACCGGGCGGTGGCGATGGACCTGCGGGGCATCGGCGGCAGCGACCGCACGCCCCGCGGGTACGACCCCGCGAACCTGGCCCTCGACGTCACGGGGGTGATCCGGTCGCTCGGCGAGCCGGACGCCGCGCTGGTCGGGCACGACCTCGGCGGATATCTGGCGTGGACGGCGGCCGCGATGCGGCCCAAGCTGGTCCGCCGCCTCGCCGTGGTGTCGATGCCGCATCCGCGGCGCTGGCGCGCGGCGATGCTGCGGGACGCCCGGCAGACGGCCGCCAACTCCTACATCTGGGGTTTCCAGCGGCCGTGGCTGCCGGAGCGTCAACTCATCGCGGACGACGGGGCGCTGGTGGGCCGTCTGATCCGGGAGTGGTCCGGGCCGCGGCCGCCGGAGGACGAGGCGGTGGAGACGTACCGGCGGGCCATGTGCATCCCGTCCACGGCCCACTGCTCGATCGAGCCGTACCGCTGGCTGGTGCGCTCCCTGGCGCGCCCGGACGGCGTCCAGTTCTACCGCAGGATGAAGCGGCCGGTGCGGGTGCCCACGCTGCATCTGCACGGCTCCCTGGACCCCGTCAGCCGGGTGCGCAGCGCGGCCGGTTCGGGCGAGTACGTCGAAGCGCCGTACCGCTGGCGGCTGTTCGACGGTCTCGGGCACTTCCCGCACGAGGAGGACCCGTCGGCGTTCTCCACGGAACTGGTCAACTGGCTGAAGGATCCCGAGCCGGACCGGTGA
- a CDS encoding phage holin family protein yields MSAPDGSPVGAERSIGQLFASATTELSALVHDEIALAKAQLKRDVKRGATSGGAFSLAGAVLVFSLPMLNFALAYGIRTWSGWNLAVCFLLSFAANVLVAGLLALMGVVFAKKAKKEQGPQKVAASMKESASVLQNAKPHPRPELPEERTPAAIEAVARSSS; encoded by the coding sequence ATGAGCGCACCCGACGGCAGCCCGGTCGGCGCCGAACGCAGCATCGGCCAGCTGTTCGCCTCGGCGACGACCGAATTGTCGGCGCTGGTGCACGACGAGATCGCGCTGGCCAAGGCCCAGCTCAAACGCGACGTGAAGCGCGGCGCGACGAGCGGCGGAGCCTTCTCGCTGGCGGGCGCCGTGCTGGTGTTCTCCCTGCCGATGCTCAACTTCGCGCTGGCGTACGGCATCCGCACCTGGAGCGGCTGGAACCTGGCCGTCTGCTTCCTCCTGTCGTTCGCGGCCAATGTGCTGGTCGCCGGCCTGCTCGCACTCATGGGTGTGGTGTTCGCGAAGAAGGCGAAGAAGGAGCAGGGCCCGCAGAAGGTGGCGGCCTCGATGAAGGAGTCGGCGAGCGTCCTGCAGAACGCCAAGCCGCACCCGCGCCCGGAGCTGCCCGAGGAGCGGACCCCCGCCGCCATCGAGGCTGTGGCACGCTCGTCGTCATGA
- the nhaA gene encoding Na+/H+ antiporter NhaA: MTAPRSPASPRKVLGRLSLPERTFVADALRTETVGGVLLLLAAVAALVWANVPALRHSYEAVGHFHFGPAALGLNLSVAHWAADGLLAVFFFVAGIELKRELVAGDLRDPKAAVLPVVAALCGMAVPALVYTLTNLAGHGSTQGWAVPTATDIAFALAVLAVIGTSLPSALRAFLLTLAVVDDLFAILIIAVFFTDRLDFAALGGAAAGLLVFWLLLRKGVRGWWVYVPLAVVIWALMYNSGVHATIAGVAMGLMLRCTTRDGEEHAPGEHVEHLVRPLSAGLCVPLFALFSAGVVVSDGALLDVFIRPETLGVVLGLVVGKTLGIFGGTWLTARFTRASLSEDLAWADVFAVASLAGIGFTVSLLIGELAFASNAVLTDEVKAAVLSGSLIAAVCATALLKIRNARYRRLCAEEERDDDHDGVPDVYEQDDPAYHLRMAEIHENKAAEHRRIAAERAAAARHGLQEVAGGAGEEGDRPA, translated from the coding sequence GTGACCGCGCCCCGCAGCCCCGCTTCCCCCCGCAAGGTCCTCGGGCGCCTGTCGCTGCCCGAGCGGACCTTCGTCGCGGACGCGCTGCGCACCGAGACCGTCGGGGGTGTCCTGCTGCTCCTCGCCGCGGTGGCGGCGCTGGTCTGGGCGAACGTCCCCGCCCTCCGGCACAGCTACGAGGCGGTCGGTCACTTCCACTTCGGCCCCGCCGCGCTCGGCCTGAACCTTTCCGTCGCCCACTGGGCCGCCGACGGCCTCCTCGCCGTGTTCTTCTTCGTCGCCGGCATCGAACTCAAGCGGGAACTGGTCGCCGGGGACCTGCGCGACCCGAAGGCGGCGGTGCTGCCCGTGGTGGCCGCGCTGTGCGGCATGGCCGTACCCGCGCTCGTCTACACCCTCACCAACCTCGCCGGGCACGGCTCCACCCAGGGCTGGGCCGTGCCCACCGCCACCGACATCGCCTTCGCGCTCGCCGTCCTCGCGGTCATCGGCACCTCACTGCCCAGCGCCCTGCGCGCCTTCCTGCTCACCCTCGCGGTGGTCGACGACCTCTTCGCGATCCTGATCATCGCGGTCTTCTTCACCGACCGGCTGGACTTCGCCGCGCTCGGCGGGGCCGCCGCGGGCCTGCTGGTCTTCTGGCTGCTGCTGCGCAAGGGCGTGCGCGGCTGGTGGGTGTACGTCCCGCTCGCCGTGGTGATCTGGGCGCTGATGTACAACAGCGGCGTGCACGCGACCATCGCCGGCGTGGCGATGGGCCTGATGCTCCGGTGCACCACCCGGGACGGCGAGGAGCACGCGCCGGGCGAGCACGTCGAGCACCTGGTGCGGCCGCTGTCGGCCGGCCTCTGCGTGCCGCTGTTCGCGCTGTTCAGCGCCGGGGTGGTGGTCTCGGACGGGGCGCTCCTGGACGTGTTCATCCGGCCGGAGACGTTGGGCGTGGTCCTCGGCCTGGTCGTCGGCAAGACCCTCGGCATCTTCGGCGGCACCTGGCTGACCGCCCGGTTCACCCGTGCCTCCCTCAGCGAGGACCTCGCGTGGGCGGACGTGTTCGCGGTGGCCTCCCTCGCCGGGATCGGCTTCACCGTCTCGCTGCTCATCGGCGAGCTGGCCTTCGCCTCGAACGCCGTCCTCACCGACGAGGTGAAGGCGGCGGTCCTGAGCGGATCGCTGATCGCGGCGGTGTGCGCGACGGCGCTGCTGAAGATCCGCAACGCCCGGTACCGCCGGCTGTGCGCGGAGGAGGAGCGCGACGACGACCACGACGGCGTCCCCGACGTGTACGAGCAGGACGACCCGGCGTACCACCTGCGCATGGCCGAGATCCACGAGAACAAGGCCGCCGAGCACCGGCGGATCGCCGCCGAGAGGGCCGCCGCGGCCCGCCACGGGCTTCAGGAAGTGGCGGGCGGGGCAGGCGAGGAGGGCGACCGTCCGGCATGA